The Thermaerobacter subterraneus DSM 13965 sequence TGGGAATTGGCACGCCCGGCCGGTGCTTCCGGCCGGGCGCGCACTGTGCACGACTGCGAGGGTCAGGTCATGCAACTTTCCACGCGGGGTCGCTACGGCGTGCGGGCGATGTACGAGCTGGCCCGCCGCTACGGACAGGGGCCGGTGCCCCTGCGGGAAGTGGCCGACGCCCAGCAACTGCCGGAGAACTATCTGGAGCAGCTGATGGCGCCGCTGCGCAAGGGCGGGCTGGTGCAGAGCGTGCGTGGCGCCCAGGGCGGCTACGTGCTGGCGCGGGATCCCGCCCAGATCACCGTAGCCGATATCGTCCGCCTGCTGGACGGCCCCATCGGCCCGGAGACGGACCAGGAGGCCACGGGAACCCCCTCGGTGGCGGACCCGGTCTGGGAAGAGGTCCGGCGCGCCATCACCGGGGTCCTGGAGGGCACCACCCTGGCGGATCTGTGCCGCCAGGCGGAAGAGCGCCAGCGCCGGGGCTACATGTTTTACATTTAGTGGTTACAGCCCATTGCTGGGGGAAAACAGTGGAACCCATGGTGGGGGGAAGGAGGTGGTGACGGTGACCCGCCGCGTCTACATGGACCATGCCGCCACCACGCCCGTGCGGCCGGAAGTCCAGCAGCGCATGTTCGAGGTCCTGGCGGAGGCCTGGGGCAACCCGTCGAGCCTCCATTACGCCGGGCGGGCGGCCCGGGCCGTGCTGGACGAGGCGCGGGCCCAGGTGGCCAGTCTGCTCCACTGCCGGCCGCGGGAGATCATCTTCACCTCGGGCGGCACCGAGGCCGACAACCTGGCCTTGAAGGGCGTGGCCCTGGCCCACGCCGGGCGCGGGCGGCACATCGTCACCACCGCCATCGAGCACCATGCGGTGCTGCACGCCTGTGCGGCCCTGGAGCGGCAGGGCTTTGCCGTCACGTATGTTCCGGTGGATGGCCAGGGCCGGGTCGACCCTGAGCAGGTGCTGGCCGCCCTGCGACCCGACACCATCCTGGTCTCCGTCATGCTGGTCAACAACGAGGTGGGGACGATCCAGCCCGTGGCCGAGATCGCCCGGGCCGCGCGGGCGCGCGGGGTGCTGGTCCACACCGACGCCGTCCAGGCGGCGGGGGTGCTGCCGCTGGACGTGGAGGTTTTGGGGGTCGACCTGCTGAGCCTCTCGGCCCACAAGATCGGCGGGCCCAAGGGCGCCGGCGCCCTGTATGTCCGGGCCGGCACCCAGCTGCTGCCCTTGCTGGACGGCGGCGGGCAGGAGCGCCGCCTGCGGGCAGGCACCGAGAACACCGCGGCCATCGCGGGCTTCGGCCTGGCGGCGGAGCTGGCCGCCCGGGAGCGGGAGGGCAAGGCGGCGCGGCTGGCGGCGCTGCAGCGGCGCCTGGAGGAGGGCATCGTGGCCCGCATCCCCGGCGCGCGCATCCACGGCGCAGGGGCACCGCGGGCGCCCCATATCAGCAGCATCGGGCTGCCCGGGGTGACGGCCGACACGGTGCTGATCCAGCTGGATCTGGAGGGCATCGCCGCCTCCAGCGGCGCCGCCTGCAGCGCGGGCACGCCCGAGCCCTCCCACGTGCTCCAGGCCATGGGCCTGCCGGAGCGGGAAGCCTTCAGTGCCATTCGCCTTTCCCTGGGCGACGGGACCAGCGAGGAGGACGTGGACCGGGTCCTGGAGGTCCTGCCCCGGGTGGTGGAGCGGGCGCGCCGCGCCCAGGGCCTGGGGCTGGTGGCCGGCCGCTAGAGGTTTCGCGGACGGGGTGGCGGTGCGACCGGATTTGCCCGGCGCCCGCCGGCAAACGCCAGGAACGCGACGCGGAAGGGAAGGGGGTGGCGGCGTGAGCCAGGGAAGGAAGGGGCGCGTGCTGGCGGCCATGAGCGGCGGGGTCGACAGTTCGGTGATGGCGGCCCTGCTGCGGGACCAGGGCTACGAGGTCATCGGGGTCACCATGCAGACGTGGCCCGCCATGGAGCCCGAGGACGAGGCCCGCTACGGGGGCTGCTGCTCGCTGAGCGCCGTCGACGACGCCCGCCGGGTGGCGGAGCGGCTCGGCATCCCCTATTACGTCATGAACATGCGGCAGGATTTCGAGGAGAAGGTGATCGACTACTTCGTCGCCGAGTACCTGCAGGGCCGCACGCCCAACCCGTGCATCGCCTGCAACCGCTACATCAAGTTCGACGAGTTCCTGCGCCGGGCCGAGGCCCTGGGTTGCGATTACGTCGCCACCGGGCATTACGCCATCGTGGAGTACGACGAGGCGCTGGGGCGGTTCATCCTGCGCAAGTCGGCGGACCGGCGCAAGGACCAGACGTACGTGCTCTACAACTTCACCCAGGAGCAGCTGGCGCGCACCCTGTTGCCCATCGGGCGTTTCGAGAAGAGCCAGGTCCGGCAGCTGGCCGAGGCCTACGGCCTGGTGACGGCGCGCAAGCCCGAGAGCCAGGAGATCTGCTTCGTCAAGGACAACGACCACCGCCGTTTTCTGGAAGAACGGGCCGGCGACCGCATCCGGCCCGGGCCCATCTACGACACCCGGGGCCGGCGGGTGGGGACCCACCGCGGCCTGGCCTACTACACCGTGGGCCAGCGCCGGGGCCTGGGTATCCAGAGCGACCGGCCCATGTACGTGGTCCGCATCCTGCCGGAGAAGAACGCGCTGATCGTGGGCCCGGATACGGCCACCTATGCCCGGGGCCTGCGGGCGGTGGAGGTCAACTGGGTGTCCTGGCCCGGCCTTGCGGGCGAGGCGCGGGTCACCGCCCGGGTCCGGTACAAGTCGCCCGAGGCGCCGGCGGTGGTGCGGCCCCTGGTAGGCCGCCAGGATGCGGTGGAGGTCTGGTTCGAGGAGCCCCAGCGGGCCATCACCCCCGGGCAGGCGGTGGTCTTCTACGACGGGGACCGGGTGGCCGGCGGCGGTGTGATCGCCGAGGTGCTGGATCCCGTGGCACCCGGCGACCTGGATGACACCGGGCCGGCCTTCGCCGCCGAGACCTGCGAGCGGCCGGACGGCGCCCAGGCCGTGGCGGCCGGGCGGGGTGCGACGGTGTAGAACCAGCCCAAGCCGAGGCCGGGGGGAAGGTCGAGCCCGAGGTCGCACCCGAGGCCGAGCCCAGGGTCGAACGGGCTTCCAGACCCCCCACCAGGCCTTGCCCGATGCGGCGCCGGAGCCCCGGATCCCCCCGATCCGGGGCTCCGGCGCCGCATGGCCCTTCCCCTGCCCGCGCAGATTAAGGAGGAAGCCGAGGGGGGACGGCACCATGCGCTGTCCGGTCTGCGCGGGCAATGCCACCGGGCGCATCGGCCAGAACGAGTGGTACTGCTGGGACTGCTGCATCGAGTTTCAGGATCTGG is a genomic window containing:
- a CDS encoding RrF2 family transcriptional regulator, with amino-acid sequence MQLSTRGRYGVRAMYELARRYGQGPVPLREVADAQQLPENYLEQLMAPLRKGGLVQSVRGAQGGYVLARDPAQITVADIVRLLDGPIGPETDQEATGTPSVADPVWEEVRRAITGVLEGTTLADLCRQAEERQRRGYMFYI
- a CDS encoding cysteine desulfurase family protein: MTRRVYMDHAATTPVRPEVQQRMFEVLAEAWGNPSSLHYAGRAARAVLDEARAQVASLLHCRPREIIFTSGGTEADNLALKGVALAHAGRGRHIVTTAIEHHAVLHACAALERQGFAVTYVPVDGQGRVDPEQVLAALRPDTILVSVMLVNNEVGTIQPVAEIARAARARGVLVHTDAVQAAGVLPLDVEVLGVDLLSLSAHKIGGPKGAGALYVRAGTQLLPLLDGGGQERRLRAGTENTAAIAGFGLAAELAAREREGKAARLAALQRRLEEGIVARIPGARIHGAGAPRAPHISSIGLPGVTADTVLIQLDLEGIAASSGAACSAGTPEPSHVLQAMGLPEREAFSAIRLSLGDGTSEEDVDRVLEVLPRVVERARRAQGLGLVAGR
- the mnmA gene encoding tRNA 2-thiouridine(34) synthase MnmA; protein product: MSQGRKGRVLAAMSGGVDSSVMAALLRDQGYEVIGVTMQTWPAMEPEDEARYGGCCSLSAVDDARRVAERLGIPYYVMNMRQDFEEKVIDYFVAEYLQGRTPNPCIACNRYIKFDEFLRRAEALGCDYVATGHYAIVEYDEALGRFILRKSADRRKDQTYVLYNFTQEQLARTLLPIGRFEKSQVRQLAEAYGLVTARKPESQEICFVKDNDHRRFLEERAGDRIRPGPIYDTRGRRVGTHRGLAYYTVGQRRGLGIQSDRPMYVVRILPEKNALIVGPDTATYARGLRAVEVNWVSWPGLAGEARVTARVRYKSPEAPAVVRPLVGRQDAVEVWFEEPQRAITPGQAVVFYDGDRVAGGGVIAEVLDPVAPGDLDDTGPAFAAETCERPDGAQAVAAGRGATV